Within the Silurus meridionalis isolate SWU-2019-XX chromosome 2, ASM1480568v1, whole genome shotgun sequence genome, the region TGACGATGATGAGATATCcaaatgtgattttcttttttacaggtaTTTTCTCAAAGTAACCATAGTGAGGAGGCTTTCCGATTTGGTCAAGGAGTATGACCTTATTGTCCATCAGCTTGCCACCTACCCAGATGTCAATAATTCTATCAAAATGGAAGTGGGCATTGAGGACTGCCTACACATAGAGTTTGAGTACAACAAGTCCAAGTAGGTTGCTTTATACATCATTTGGGTTTAAAGATCTGTTCACTGGCTTCTTTAATGAGCCTAATATATGTAGGAAATAATTTTACCTTATATGGCAATATTATTATGTGATCTTAGTGTAAGATTAATAAGATAATAATAGTGAAAGAATATAATTAGTAATCTAAGTATTTTTACTTTCCTACAGATACCACCTGAAAGATGTAATTGTGGGTAAAATCTACTTTCTACTGGTTCGAATCAAAATCCAACACATGGAGCTTCAGCTAATCAAGAAAGAAATGACGGGAATCGGTGAGCTGTGACGTAGATTAAAAAAAGCGagattttgcagtttttttcttgctgtaTCGTTCACTGTTGTGAAATGGCGTTTCACTGACAGGGCCGAGCACAACTACAGAGACAGAAACGGTGGCAAAGTATGAGATTATGGATGGAGCACCTGTGAAAGGtgagctttatttaaaaaaaaattgttttcattattttgttattttctgagctcagtgatatttttttttttaaaccataatACAGGTAGACCCTGAATTACGATGGTTTGACgtacgatttttcgatcttacaatgacgatagcgatacgacaaaattgcgCGGGGCAGTCAATTGTAGCAGTGGGTATGTTGCACGATACGTTGGGACGCTGGGAAGTTTATACGTTGCAGTAGTGTACTTGATATGTTTTGCTACATTATGTCCTGTTATTTGttagattattaataaattacagtatactaccccatactgatcaccattcttcaAGACCCTTTTGTAGGATAGGACATGTCTCGAATTATATATTCAAGTTACAAGGGGTTATCAGAACGCATCTCCATCATTAGTCTGGGattattacaattaaatcatGGTCAGAGTGATGAGGAGGGGAAATGAAGATTGGATTTTACACTGACAACACAGATACCATTATGTTGTTTACATTGATGGAAATTTTGTCTCACCTACAAACTGTTGTCAATTTCCTAGGGGAATCCATTCCCATACGTCTCTTCCTGGCTGGCTATGATCTTACAGCTACAATGAGAGACGTAAACAAGAAGTTCTCTGTGAGGTACTTCTTAAATCTGGTGCTGGTAGATGAAGAGGACAGGAGATACTTCAAACAGCAGGTAAAAACATCTTACTAATTATTCCCTGTGCTTTCCATTCATCCAAGTCAATTTTTTTATCTAGTGATGTTAGGCCAAGATAAAAGTCTTAAACTAATATACTTGAGCTCACTGGTTAAAGAGATAAATGTTTTGATGTGGCTATAAAGCtagctgtttgtgtttattttctttattaggAGATCGTTTTGTGGCGAAAAGCACCCGAGAAGCTCCGAAAACGCAACTTCCACCAGCGTTATGAGTCCCCCGAGTCACGGCCGAGCCTCTCTGCTGAACAACCTGAAATGTGAGCAAGCAGCCAGCCATGGACACGTTTCCGCAGTGGTCAATCACAGGAATGGAGAGCAAATCCCATTAAACATCTCCACCTCCACTCCTCGCAGCTTGCGGTGATCGGCCGTGTCTGTGCCTGCCTTCGCTGTGTCCACTCCGCCGTCCACAGCAGCCAGTTTGTTAGCATTTAAGGACTTTTTCCACAGTATAGAAAGCACTGGAACAGAAGCTACTATGTAAAATCCTGTAATACAGTTTGGGGCTTGCACCCTTCACTAGAAGATTTTTAAGCACTTGCTAGTTTTTGAAGATCCGGATAAAAGTATACGAATTTTACTTGACTTCACTTTAGAGAGGATACCACTGCATGCTGGCTGGATGAAATGTATCTTTTGGTTATTAGGGGTGAATGTTGGCTGTAGGGGTCATTGTTCATCAGTCAAGAAATGAAATGTGTTCTCCATGTACCCAAGCCATAGTGCTCTATAAATTTTTGCAATCACatcattgtgtaaaaaaaccaacaaaaactaTTTAACTTATTTAGCATCTAATCTTTAGGTCTTTACTGCAATATATAAATTCTCCCTATTGTAATTActttttggaaaaaagaaatatatataatttttttttttgttttttttgaacGAGGCTTTGGATATTGAGTTTTCAGTTACAGTGGAGTTACACGTAAAGCTTATGGAACCTACAGCCCATGGAATCTAAACGGTTATGTTCAGAGTTCACCACATAGACTTAAATATTCTTATTTCTTAACTTGTTGATTTCACATGCTGGCATAGCAGACCTAAATATAGGCTGCGCTGCTTTCCATTTAAGAGTATTAACTGTTTGCCTTTTTTCAAAACCACATTTCATCATAAAgccatttcattcatttgttttaatgtacAAGTAGCCACAAGCTTATGACGAAATGTGTCATGTTTGTTGCATGACCTGTCCAAGGTTCTGGAAtaacaaaatattcataaaactTTGAATTCTGTTTCATGCCAATGTGCAATGTGCCGGTTTTCTCTAGGATGGTGAGAAAATACATTCCTTTGGATATTGATTTACCAGCGTATAAACCATTAGGGTTAAGATATGAATAATATCATTTATAACTTAAACAGTACTATAGGAATGGCATTTCCCACCTACAATGGCTGCTGCAGTCATTTTAAATATGAGAAATAGGGGTGAAGCAGGTAAAATTGGTTATTAGTGGACCTTGAAAACACTGTACATATCCAGCCTCAATATGTTTATCtgtcaaataaaaatgcaagtTTATACTGGAAAACAAATCTCTGGAATTTGACATATTGCATACCACACCATCAACCCTGGGGATTAGGTTTGGCCAAATAAAATAGCTGTATATTGTTGCTTAATTGTGTTAGATAATTGTTTAAACTTGTACAGAAAAGTAAGAATCTGCAGTTACATGGCCTAAAATACCTACTACAAACTAAACATATTGTGGACTATTTACATATTTTGCTGTCCACTTTATTATCACCTGCACATTCATAAAAGCCTCAGTTATTGTGCACCACAAATATCTAAATGGGGGTCATGTACTCTACATTAACCATGTCATGGTCAAGACTCAAGAAATTTGAAATGCATTTCATATAAACTGctacagtctgctacagtgtCTGAAAATACAATACCTATGAAAAGTTTCATACACACCTCAGTTAACAGTTGATAATCTTAACattgatggaactataatgaatgcgcatattggtgccacccagatgaagatggttTCCCTtgtgtgtctggttcctcttgaggtttcttcctcataccatctcggggagtttttcattGTCACTAGCTCACTTATAAGGAATAAACTTGGAgactatacatttaaaatgtatatttataattgatttctgtacagctgctttgggacaaagaCAATTgttaaaattgaaataaattttgACTAGCAAagagtgttgagaagatggggggaatattttgagcagctgatgaatgaggaaaatgagagagagagagagagagagagagaaggttggatgatgtggagatggtgaagcaggaagtggataggattaggaAGGGAGTGAGAGCAGcgaattaagaggatgaagagtggaaagtcggttggtcTCCAGTACCAGTAGAAGCGTGATGTTCAGGAGAGATggaagtggagtttttaacctgattgtttaacaagattttggaagctGAGAgtatgcctgaggaatggaggaggagtgtgctggtaccgatctttaagaataagggagatgtgcagacctgcagtaactacaggggaattaagttgatcagtcacaccatgaagttatgggtaAACACAATATTTGGACTTTTttacagacgcattatttgctttgagaatgttaatcgAGAGGTATAGAGAAGTTCAGatggagttgcattgtgtgtttgtgtatttagagaaagcatacgacagggtgccgaaagagttgtggtattgtataagcaagtcaggtgtctcagagaagtatgtgagggtggtgcaggacatgtatgaagacagtgtgacagcagtgaagtgcgcagtaggaacgacagactggtttcaggtggaggttggactacatcaaggatcggctctgagccctttcctgtttgcagtggtgatagacagtttgacggacgaggtcagacaagagtctccatggactatgattttTACGGATGATGTTGTGATtcgtggtgagagtagagagcaggttaagaagagcctggagaggtggaggtacgtgttggcaagaaggggaataaaagtcagtaggagtaagacagtggagtggtgcggttgcagggagaagaggtggagaaggtggatgagtttaggtacctggggtcaacagtgcaaagtaatggaaagtgtgttagagaagtgaagaaaagagtgcaggcagggtggagtgggtggagaagagtggcaggagtgatttgtgatagaagggtgtctgtaagagtgaaaagaaaagtttataggactgtggtgagacctgcgatgttgtatggattagagacagtggcattgagtaaaagacaggaggtggagctggaggtagcagagctgaagatgttgaggttttcgttgggagtgacaacggtGGACAGGttcagaaatgagtttattaagaggactgcacatgtaggacgttttggagacaaggtgagagaggcgagattgagatggtttggacatgtgcagaggagggacatggggtatatcggtaggagaattctgaggatggagccac harbors:
- the vps26a gene encoding vacuolar protein sorting-associated protein 26A, with protein sequence MSFLGGLFGPVCEIDVVLNDAESRKTAELKTEDGKVEKHYLFYDGESVSGKVNLNVKQTGKRLEHQGIRIEFVGQIELFSDKSNTHEFVNLVKELALPGELTQNRSYDFEFMQVEKPYESYVGANVRLRYFLKVTIVRRLSDLVKEYDLIVHQLATYPDVNNSIKMEVGIEDCLHIEFEYNKSKYHLKDVIVGKIYFLLVRIKIQHMELQLIKKEMTGIGPSTTTETETVAKYEIMDGAPVKGESIPIRLFLAGYDLTATMRDVNKKFSVRYFLNLVLVDEEDRRYFKQQEIVLWRKAPEKLRKRNFHQRYESPESRPSLSAEQPEM